A single Cucumis melo cultivar AY chromosome 4, USDA_Cmelo_AY_1.0, whole genome shotgun sequence DNA region contains:
- the LOC103503726 gene encoding uncharacterized protein LOC103503726: protein MAISKLAILSLFLALVFTQLRADESLDLEAEHIVEVVRSDDSEFSDLKLELDQLKFKIQKLESDLDVKNQELKRKDEVIAQKEKIISAKLDSISLLESEIASLQKKGKLDAEEQVGKAYSRAHELERQVDDLKRQLEMLNGEKESWETVANEAEKKTLEASLRLESLQKIHEEQKSKIRVTERALEVSKEEMRKAKFEAASKIKELTEVHGAWLPPWLASHYDQFQSLIRTHWNEHAKPAIDVVIQKASDKTAQAAKWAEPHVKTVKIKYIPVVKERWLVVKTNVKPHIETLTAKTVEFYQTSKSVITPYAVKSKEAIRPYYLEVKKFSKPYIDQVATVTKPHVEKVRVVLKPYTKKLVRGYGKFLKSAAVYHHKVQGAVKETLNKHELTKPLATRELEWFAASAILALPIIFLFNMISALFWKKTKKPTRNTVHNARRKGKRAHSDK, encoded by the exons ATGGCGATCTCAAAGCTCGCCATTCTATCACTTTTTCTAGCCCTAGTCTTCACGCAGCTCCGCGCCGATGAATCGCTTGATTTAGAGGCGGAACATATAGTTGAAGTCGTTAGATCGGATGATTCTGAGTTTTCTGATTTGAAGCTTGAATTGGACCAGCTCAAGTTCAAGATCCAAAAGCTTG AATCCGACCTTGATGTAAAAAACCAAGAATTGAAGAGAAAGGACGAGGTAATAGCTCAGAAGGAAAAAATCATCAGTGCCAAGCTAGATAGCATTTCGTTGCTTGAAAGTGAGATTGCTTCTCTTCAG AAAAAGGGGAAATTAGATGCTGAGGAGCAGGTTGGAAAGGCATATTCACGTGCTCATGAATTAGAAAGACAG GTTGATGATCTCAAAAGGCAATTGGAGATGCTGAATGGGGAGAAAGAATCCTGGGAAACTGTAGCAAATGAAGCTGAGAAGAAAACACTTGAAGCCAGTTTAAGATTAGAGAGT CTCCAGAAGATTCACGAAGAACAGAAGAGTAAAATTCGTGTGACTGAACGGGCTCTTGAAGTCTCCAAG GAAGAGATGAGGAAGGCAAAGTTTGAGGCAGCTTCAAAAATTAAAGAGTTGACAGAG GTTCATGGTGCGTGGCTCCCACCTTGGCTTGCTTCACATTATGACCAGTTTCAG TCTTTGATCAGAACACATTGGAATGAGCATGCAAAACCTGCAATTGATGTAGTAATTCAAAAG GCTTCAGATAAGACGGCACAAGCAGCAAAATGGGCCGAACCCCATGTCAAAACAGTGAAAATA AAATATATCCCGGTCGTGAAGGAAAGATGGTTGGTAGTAAAAACAAATGTTAAACCACATATCGAGACATTAACTGCAAAAACTGTAGAATTTTATCAAACATCAAAGAGTGTGATAACTCCTTATGCAGTTAAATCTAAAGAAGCTATTCGTCCGTACTATCTG GAAGTTAAGAAATTCAGCAAGCCATATATTGATCAAGTTGCTACCGTTACGAAACCCCACGTAGAAAAGGTTAGGGTGGTCCTGAAGCCCTATACAAAGAAATTAGTTCGTGGATATGGAAAATTTCTAAAATCTGCGGCTGTATATCATCATAAG gtTCAAGGTGCCGTTAAAGAGACTCTCAATAAACATGAATTGACCAAGCCACTCGCGACTAGAGAGTTGGAATGGTTTGCG GCTTCTGCTATATTGGCTCTTCCTATTATTTTTCTGTTCAATATGATCTCTGCCCTTTTCTG gaagaaaacaaagaaacctACTCGAAACACCGTCCACAATGCACGTCGTAAGGGTAAAAGAGCGCATTCTGACAAATAG